Sequence from the Sphingomonas koreensis genome:
ATAGCCAGCACGGAGGTGAGCGCATCTGCGAGAACGTGGGCATAGGCGGACCGCAGATTATTATCTTGGCTCTTCACTCCCGATCCATGGACGTGATCATGATGATTGTGATGACCGTGCGAATGCCCATGCCCGTGTGAGTGGCCGCCGGACAACAGGAATGCGCTGACGATATTCACGCCCAACCCGACGATGGCGATCACCGTCGCTTCGCTGAAGGCGACGCGGATCGGTTGGTAAAGCCGCAGGATGGATTCGGTCCCGATGCCTAGCGCGACAAGCCCCAGCACCAACGCCGATGCGAACCCGGCAAGATCGCCGACCTTGCCAGTACCAAAGCTGTAACGCCGGTCGGTCGCGTGGCGCTTGGCATAGGCGTACGCTACTGCGGCCACGCCCAACGCACCTGCGTGCGTCGCCATATGGAAGCCATCGGCGAGCAGGGCCATAGAGCCGGTCAGATAACCGGCTACGATCTCTCCGACCATCATCACACTGGTGAGCGCGACAACCCACAGCGTGCGCCGCGCATTATCGTCATGCGAAGAACCCAGGAACACATGGTCGTGTGCGAGAGCATCAAATTCGAGTTGAGTTCCCACTATTATCCTACTTCACGTATCGACGGATGACCGTCATCAGTTCGTCCGCGCCCTTTGCTCGCTCAGCGTCCGACAGGCCCGCTTTGGCGACATGCTCCTGAAGATGGTCGATGACGATTTCATCGAGCAATCCGTTCACCGCTCCGCGCACGGCGGCGACGAGGTGGAGGATGTCGGCGCAATTGGCATCGCGTTCGAGCCCGCGCTCCACGGCGGAAACCTGCCCCGCAATGCGCTTTACGCGTGCAAGCAAATCGCCCTTCTGTTCGGTTAGATGTCCCATAGGATACCCCCCTAGCCTATATCGGAGAGCATGCCTATTGAGATTGCCCTCGTCAAGCGGGCATCAAAGTGCCCGCTCGGCTATCCACCCCATGGATGAGACAGGTTCTAGAATTATCTGGGGCTGCCTGAATGCCACCGTGAGGGCGCGAAGCCGACTCCACATGATGTGGGTGAGTTTGTGACGTAGGCCGTCGTAGGGTATGATCAAATGCAGTTGCCCACAGTTCATACGAATAGTTCACGGATGCATCTAGGTTACTGACATTGCTAATAAAAAATGGTTTAACGCGGCGCCTCTTAATCAGCGGGTCCTAGGTTCGAGCCCTAGTGCGTCCACCATTTTCGCAAATTAAAACAGTTACTTAATGAAGGTCTGGTGCGGCAGCGCGGACCAGCGCGATTTCCCTTCTAGCCGCTCTAGCGGCTCATGGCAGCGCTACACCCCCGGCAGCAAGTGGGTGGTTAGCTGCCGTTGTCCGTGGGCGGTCTTCGAGTTGCCGCGCGTCCCAATCTGCCGAGCACATAGCCTGCGACGGCACCAATACTCGGCCAGAGCGGTCCGAACACAAATTCTAGTGCGCTGGTAGAACGCAGGCTCTCGGGGTGCTGCGCCTGCCATATCCAGACGTACACAAACGCGACGATGGGGATTGCCAGCAGCATCAAGCAACCAGACCGCTCGCGCGACGCAATCATGCCGATAGCAAGTCCGGCAAGCGCTCCTAATACCAGCATGGCTTCGATAGTCATGACATCAACGAAGAGCGTCATGTCCGCAACGGGGTCGTTTGCAGTAGTTTGAGACAGCACCCCACGCCCGGGGGCGCAGGGTGCTGGGAGCGTCAGGCGTCGGAAGAAGGCTCCTGCCCCGCTGCTGGTCCCGATGTTCTAGTAGTGTGAGAGGTCGGTGGCCTCAACCCTCGGGGCGGCAGGATATGGAGAACCTCGGCGCTATCTGAATACGAGCGCCCAAATCTCGCCCTAGTCCTCCTTTTCTGGCTGCTGCAATTCATCTCGACCGCGCTGATCGATGGCTGGATGGCAGTGATCGCCTGGACCCATCGCTGAGCGCGAGGCGCAGCGGCTTGGCGACATTGCCAGAGGGGGATTTCACTATGGCCAATAAGATGCGTGCGACAATCTTCATCGAGCCGGTCGGCGTGGTCGAGAAGCTGGGCTCGGCCGTGCACGGCTGGGAGGCGATCGGCGGCGGACTTCGGCGGCGATTGGACAATTTCGTGGGGTAGGCCGCAGCGGTAATCCGCGCGATTCCCACTACGCTGGACCGCCAGAGGCTTCGCCAAACTGTCATATGGTGCGGTTACCGGCCGCGGCGTGGCACGAACCAGTCCTGTGGCGAACGATGACGCGCGCGACTGGGTCGCCATCCGGCGCGCGGTGGCGCGCTATGTCCAGCATCGCGCCGGGCGTGGCGACGTCGCGGACGATATTGCCCAGGAGGTGCTCGCGCGGCTGATGCAGCTCGCCGAGACCGAGCAGATCGGCAGCATCATGGCGCTTGCCTTCCGCATCGCCGACAATCTGCTGATCGATACCTATCGCCGCGAACGTCGCTTCGACAGCGACCTCGATGCCGAATGGCAAAGCGATGCGCCGTCGCCCGATCGGGTGCTCGATTCGCGCGCGGCGATGATCGTGTTTCAACGCTGCCTGCGGGCGATGCCGCCGCTGCGCCGTGAGGTGCTGGTGCGCCGCCGCCTGCATCAACAAGGGTGCCGCGAGATTGCCGATGCGCTTTCCCTGACGCCCAAGGCGGTCGAAAAACATATTACCCGCGGGCTGGCCGATCTGCGGCGGGCGATGACCCGAGCCGGGGTCGAGATCGGGGAACTACCATGATCGCCGCTGATCTTCGCGCGATCGACGAGGCCGCTGCGTTGTGGGTACAGCGTATGGCGCTGCCGGTACAGGACAGCACCACCGCCGCCGCGTTCGATCGCTGGATCCTCGATGATCCGCGCCATGTCGACAGCTATGCGCGGATGGCGCAGCTATGGCAGTCGGACGGGCTGCGCCGGGCGCTGGCAGCGAATGATTCGCCCGATGCAGCCGGCATCGCGCCGCGCCTGCCAGGCGCCGCGCATCGGCTATGGCGGCGCGCGGCGCTGATGATCCCGGCGGTCGCGGCAGCGGTGCTGCTACTGATCGTCGCGCCGCCGCTGCTCCGTGATCCACTGCGCTATGCCGCCCCGGCGGGGGAGATGCGCGCGGTGACGCTACCAGATCGCTCGCGCGTGCGGCTGGCACCGGGCGCGCAAATCGCGGTGCGGATCACCCCCTGGTCGCGCGACGTGACGCTCGAACGCGGCCAGGCCTTTTTCGACATCGCGCATGAACGTGTACGTGGCTTCGCGGTCGATGCCGGAACCGCACGGGTCAGCGTGCTCGGCACCGCATTCGACATCGACCGGCTGGACGGCGAGGCGGTCGTGCGCGTCTATCGCGGGACGGTCAGCGTCGGGGCCGGCGCGGGGCGGCAATGGCAGCTGTCGGCCGGCTCGGGCATCGCGCTGCGCGGCGGCAACGCGATCACGATCGACGGCATCACCGGATCGCATCCCGACTGGGCCGATGGCTGGTTCGACGCCAGCAACACTCCGATCCGCCAGCTGATCGCGCACCTCAATCGCGGCGCGGCGGTACCGGCGCGGCTGGCCGATCCCATGCTGGGTGAGTTGCAGGTGACCGGGCGCTTCCGCCTGTCCGATCCCGAAGACGCGCTGGCGGCAGTGGCGGCGATCCATGACCTCAAGCTGCACCGCGATGCGCACGGTCTGGTATTGTCGCGATGACTCGCGACCATGTCACAAAAGCGGAAAATCTTCGTCATCTTATTGTAATATAATAATTTTGTCGGGTTTTCGGTCTGTCTCCGTCCCTCGGGCATCTCGGTTGCAATACCAAAGGGGGGTTCATGTTTTCGAAATTCCGTAACGGCGCCGGCCTGTCGGCGCTGGCGCTGGCGTGCGCGGTCACGGCGGGCATCGTCCAGCCGACGACGGCGCGCGCGGCCGAACGCAGCTTCAGCTTCGCGATTCCCGCACAGGATCTGGCGAGCGCGGTGCGCGCCTTCTCGCGCACCACCGCGATCCAGATCGCAGCCTCGCCCGAGGCGCTGCGCGGGCGCCGCAGCCGGCCGATCCAGGGCATGATGTCGGCGGAACAGGCGCTGAAGCGGATGCTCGACGACACAGGGCTGGAGGCAGTCCGCCAGGGCAGCGGTTTCGTGCTGCGTCCGGGCCGCGCGCCCACACCCGCGGCGGCGGCGGTCGCCGCACGCGCGCCCAGCGCACCGATCGCCGCCCCGGTAGCGGAGGCGGCGCCGGATGAAGTGATCATCACCGGCTATATCGAGGCGGTGCAGCGCTCGCTCGACAAGAAGCGCAAGACCGATGTCGTGTCGGATACGGTCAGCGCCGATGACATGGGCAAGCTGCCGGCAAACAATGTCGCCGAATCGTTGGCGCGGATGCCCGGCGTCAACGCGGTGCGCGATGCGACGACCGGCGAAGGCGATCGCGTCACGGTGCGCGGCCTGTCGACCGAGCTCAACAACTATTCGATCAACGGCGTGCGGTTGGGCGGCGCCGGATCGCGTGACGATGTCTTCTATCGCGGCGTACGGTTGAGCGTTCTGCCGCCCGACGGGATCAAGGAAATCACCGTCTTCAAGTCATTGACCCCCGATCGCGACGGCGATGCGCTCGGCGGGTCGATCGATATCTCGACCCCCACCGCGTTCGATCAGGCAGCAACCTATTTCCGCCTGTCGGGCGAGGGGTCGCTGCTCGACAAGTTCGATCATCCGTTGTCGGGCCAGATCTCGGGCGCGGCATCGCGCCAGTTCAGCGACAATTTCGGCATATTCGTCGCCGCCAGCTGGAGCCGACGCAAGTCGCAGTTCGAACAGAATGGCGTCGATGGCGACAACCAGCCCGACCGCTGGTACGCCGACAGCGAAACGCTGGGCTGGGACCCCAACCGCTTCGTGATGCGCGGCATGGATCTGGGCGTGGGCGAAACCGATGTCCGCCGCTGGGGGGTCAACGGCAGCGCCGACCTGCGCTCCGACAATCACGACCTGCATCTGCGCGGGCAGTATAACCAATATCGCAAGAAGCAGTTTCTCAACCGCCTGAACTTCCGCAACGACGTCAGCCGCAACTCCACCCGGCTGGTTCAGGTGAATCCCGATGACGGGTCGCTGGTCCAGCCCGATGCCACTATCGTGGGCTATGACGCGAAGCTCGGGCGCATCTACGGCTACACCACCGCGCAGATCGTCGATCGCGACCGCGACGGACGCATCACCGACGCCGACCGGTCGTCGCGCTCCTTTTACAGCCTGTTTGGCAGCTCGGGTACCTGGGATCCGCAGGGGTTCCGCCTTCGCCGCTTCTGGGAGGCGAAGAACGAAACCGGCAGCCTGGCCTCGGCCAATGTCGGCGGCGTATCGCGCTTCGGCACGGTCCGCATCGACTATGACGTCTCCTATTCGCAGTCGGAGGACAATCTCGACGACGGCTATGAGATGGAATTCCGCAGCGACAAATATGGCTGGCTCGGCAATCGCGGTGTGTTGTTCAGCAGTGCGGAGGATGTCCGCTTCCCCAAATGGCTGCTGAACGATGCGGGCATGGCGGCAATCCAAAACCCTGCCGAATATGGGTTCAGTGGCCTGGAAGGCGAAGTCGGCGGCAGCAGCGAAAAGCTGTGGCAGGCGCAGATGAACGTCGAATGGCGCCCCGAAACCGGGCTGCTCGAATCGCTCAAGGCGGGCGGCAAGTTCTACAATTCGCGCCGCCGCACCTATCAAGGGTCGTTCCTAGATCTCAATGCCAATGGCACGCTTGCCAGCTTCTCGGCTTTTCACGGGCCTGAAGTGAACAGCCTGTTCGGCGGCGCCTATTCGGGGCTGTACCGGCTGGGCACCACTATTGAAAATGAAGCGATGCTGGCCGAGCTGCAACGCGCCGAGCGCGGCGAAAGTTCGGTGTTCGACGGCTTCGCGGTCGATCCCGCCAACGCCACCTTGTCGGACGAGGATAGCTTCCGCTTCGAGGAGCGGGTCATTTCCGGCTATGCCATGGCGACCGCGCGGCTGGGCGATGTCCGCGTCATCGGCGGCGTGCGGATGGAGGCGACGCGCAACACGATCGAGGCGTGGAATGTCGATCCGGTGCGCGGCACCCGCTTTGCCAATGACCGGTCGAGCTTCGTCAACTGGCTGCCCTCGGTCCATGTCATCTACGACCTCGACCGCAAGACCAAGCTGCGCGGAGCGCTGTGGACCAGCTTTGCCCGGCCCGACATCGCGCGGATGAGCTCGGCGCGCAATTACAGCTATGATCAGGATCCCGATGGCGACGGCGTGGTCAACCCGCTCAACCAATGGGTGCTGATCGGCATCGAACAGGGCAATCCCAACCTGAAGCCGCTGCGATCGACCAATTTCGACATTTCATTCGAACATTATGCCGGTCGCGGCGGCGCCTATTCGGCGGGGCTGTTCTACAAGAAGATCGAGAACTTCCTGTTCCGTTCCTCCTCCAGCAACATCCGCGACGGAACCACGGGCGAGAATACCGATCCCACCGGTGTCCTGGTGTCGATGCCCAACAACGGCAAGTCGGCCGAGGTCTACGGCATCGAACTCAACGCGCAGCAGTTGCTCCACTGGCTGCCCGGCGTGTTCGGATCGCTCGGCATCGGCGGCAATCTGACGCTTCAGCGGTCCAAGGCCGTAACGGGCCTGTCCTGGCACCCCGCGGGGTACAAGCTGCCGCTGATGGAGACGCCCGAAACCATCGCCAATGTCCAGCTGTTCTGGGAGCGCAAGGGCTGGGAAATCTATGGCGCCTGGAATTACCAGTCCAAGATCCTGTCGGGCATCCAGGATTTCGGCAACGACCCTTATCAGCAGGGCTATGAATTCATCGACCTGACGCTGCGCCGGACCTTCCTCAAGAAATCCTCGGTCCAGCTTCAGGTCCGCAACCTGCTCGACGGGCACACCTATTGGCAGACGGTGTCGTCGAGCCAGGGGGCAAGCCGCGCCTATATCAAGAATGGCCGGACGATCTCGCTCGGCATCAACCTGATCCTGTGATGGAGCATCCGATGCGACCGATCCTCGCCCTCGCACTCTGTTCGCTTGCGCTGCCGACCCTGTCGGCAGCGCAGGAAGCGCCCCCGGCGCTGGCCCCGGCCAGCGTCGCGCCCGAACGCATCATCCTCAACCTCACCGCGCGCCCGGCGACCGAAATGGCGGTCACCTGGCGCAGCGCCCCGGGATCGGCAGGGGTGGTCCAGTTCGCCCGCGCCACCGCCGGGCCGGATTTCGTCAAGGCGCCGCAGCAGATCGCGGCGACCACTGACGACGCGACGCTCGACGTGCAGGAACAGGCCGGGTTCCGCGCCGCCTACCATTCGGCGGTGATGACCGGGCTGGAACCGGACAGCGTCTATGCCTATCGCGTCGGCGATGGCCGCAACTGGTCCGAATGGTTCCAGTTCCGCACCGCCGCCGCGACGCCGCGCCCGTTCCGCTTCATCTATATGGGCGACATGCAGAATGCGATCCTGGCGGAAGCGTCGCGCACCTTGCGTATGGCATTCCGCCAGGCCGGCGACGCGGCGTTCGTCATCCATGCCGGCGATCTGGTCAACCGCCACGCCGCCGACCGCGAATGGGGCGAATGGTTCGCCGCTGGCGGGTTCCTCTATGCCCAAACACCGCAAATGCCGACGCCGGGCAATCATGAATATGTAAAGGATCCCGCCGCGCGCGCCGGATCGTCGCTGACCGGTCAGTGGCGGCGTCAGTTCACCCTGCCCGACAATGGTCCGACGGCGGTGCCGGAGGGGACGGAGACCAACTGGTACACCGATTATCAGGGATTGCGGCTCATATCGGTCGATGCACCGCAACTCGACCGCAACGAGGCGGGGCGCGCGGCGACCATCGCCTGGCTCGACGGGCTGCTCGCGCGCAATCCCAATCGCTGGACGGTGATCTTCCTCCACTTCCCGCTCTTTTCGAGCGATCCCGATCGCGACAATCCCAAGGTGCGCACTGCGCTCAAGCCGCTGATCGACAAGTATAAGGTCGATCTGGTGCTGCAGGGGCACGACCATGGCTATGCACGCGGCGCGGTCGGCCCGCACGGACCGGCGGCGGACGATCGCGGCTCCACCTATGTCGTCGCGGTCGCCGGGCCGAAAATGTATGAGGTCGGCAAGCTCGACTGGG
This genomic interval carries:
- a CDS encoding metal/formaldehyde-sensitive transcriptional repressor translates to MGHLTEQKGDLLARVKRIAGQVSAVERGLERDANCADILHLVAAVRGAVNGLLDEIVIDHLQEHVAKAGLSDAERAKGADELMTVIRRYVK
- a CDS encoding TonB-dependent receptor gives rise to the protein MFSKFRNGAGLSALALACAVTAGIVQPTTARAAERSFSFAIPAQDLASAVRAFSRTTAIQIAASPEALRGRRSRPIQGMMSAEQALKRMLDDTGLEAVRQGSGFVLRPGRAPTPAAAAVAARAPSAPIAAPVAEAAPDEVIITGYIEAVQRSLDKKRKTDVVSDTVSADDMGKLPANNVAESLARMPGVNAVRDATTGEGDRVTVRGLSTELNNYSINGVRLGGAGSRDDVFYRGVRLSVLPPDGIKEITVFKSLTPDRDGDALGGSIDISTPTAFDQAATYFRLSGEGSLLDKFDHPLSGQISGAASRQFSDNFGIFVAASWSRRKSQFEQNGVDGDNQPDRWYADSETLGWDPNRFVMRGMDLGVGETDVRRWGVNGSADLRSDNHDLHLRGQYNQYRKKQFLNRLNFRNDVSRNSTRLVQVNPDDGSLVQPDATIVGYDAKLGRIYGYTTAQIVDRDRDGRITDADRSSRSFYSLFGSSGTWDPQGFRLRRFWEAKNETGSLASANVGGVSRFGTVRIDYDVSYSQSEDNLDDGYEMEFRSDKYGWLGNRGVLFSSAEDVRFPKWLLNDAGMAAIQNPAEYGFSGLEGEVGGSSEKLWQAQMNVEWRPETGLLESLKAGGKFYNSRRRTYQGSFLDLNANGTLASFSAFHGPEVNSLFGGAYSGLYRLGTTIENEAMLAELQRAERGESSVFDGFAVDPANATLSDEDSFRFEERVISGYAMATARLGDVRVIGGVRMEATRNTIEAWNVDPVRGTRFANDRSSFVNWLPSVHVIYDLDRKTKLRGALWTSFARPDIARMSSARNYSYDQDPDGDGVVNPLNQWVLIGIEQGNPNLKPLRSTNFDISFEHYAGRGGAYSAGLFYKKIENFLFRSSSSNIRDGTTGENTDPTGVLVSMPNNGKSAEVYGIELNAQQLLHWLPGVFGSLGIGGNLTLQRSKAVTGLSWHPAGYKLPLMETPETIANVQLFWERKGWEIYGAWNYQSKILSGIQDFGNDPYQQGYEFIDLTLRRTFLKKSSVQLQVRNLLDGHTYWQTVSSSQGASRAYIKNGRTISLGINLIL
- a CDS encoding purple acid phosphatase family protein; the protein is MRPILALALCSLALPTLSAAQEAPPALAPASVAPERIILNLTARPATEMAVTWRSAPGSAGVVQFARATAGPDFVKAPQQIAATTDDATLDVQEQAGFRAAYHSAVMTGLEPDSVYAYRVGDGRNWSEWFQFRTAAATPRPFRFIYMGDMQNAILAEASRTLRMAFRQAGDAAFVIHAGDLVNRHAADREWGEWFAAGGFLYAQTPQMPTPGNHEYVKDPAARAGSSLTGQWRRQFTLPDNGPTAVPEGTETNWYTDYQGLRLISVDAPQLDRNEAGRAATIAWLDGLLARNPNRWTVIFLHFPLFSSDPDRDNPKVRTALKPLIDKYKVDLVLQGHDHGYARGAVGPHGPAADDRGSTYVVAVAGPKMYEVGKLDWARKTASRTQSYQVIDVTPTQLSYRAYTATGEPLDSVTLRKR
- the dmeF gene encoding CDF family Co(II)/Ni(II) efflux transporter DmeF translates to MGTQLEFDALAHDHVFLGSSHDDNARRTLWVVALTSVMMVGEIVAGYLTGSMALLADGFHMATHAGALGVAAVAYAYAKRHATDRRYSFGTGKVGDLAGFASALVLGLVALGIGTESILRLYQPIRVAFSEATVIAIVGLGVNIVSAFLLSGGHSHGHGHSHGHHNHHDHVHGSGVKSQDNNLRSAYAHVLADALTSVLAIAALLAGRYLGWVWLDPVMGIVGAVVIARWSWLLMRDTASVLLDTTDEHVAAEVRELLNGADGARITDLHVWRIGPEAHAGIVSVVGRPGVDQQMIRQRLRPVHELAHLTVEIR
- a CDS encoding RNA polymerase sigma factor, coding for MANDDARDWVAIRRAVARYVQHRAGRGDVADDIAQEVLARLMQLAETEQIGSIMALAFRIADNLLIDTYRRERRFDSDLDAEWQSDAPSPDRVLDSRAAMIVFQRCLRAMPPLRREVLVRRRLHQQGCREIADALSLTPKAVEKHITRGLADLRRAMTRAGVEIGELP
- a CDS encoding FecR family protein, translating into MIAADLRAIDEAAALWVQRMALPVQDSTTAAAFDRWILDDPRHVDSYARMAQLWQSDGLRRALAANDSPDAAGIAPRLPGAAHRLWRRAALMIPAVAAAVLLLIVAPPLLRDPLRYAAPAGEMRAVTLPDRSRVRLAPGAQIAVRITPWSRDVTLERGQAFFDIAHERVRGFAVDAGTARVSVLGTAFDIDRLDGEAVVRVYRGTVSVGAGAGRQWQLSAGSGIALRGGNAITIDGITGSHPDWADGWFDASNTPIRQLIAHLNRGAAVPARLADPMLGELQVTGRFRLSDPEDALAAVAAIHDLKLHRDAHGLVLSR